In Mucilaginibacter celer, one DNA window encodes the following:
- a CDS encoding GNAT family N-acetyltransferase, with protein sequence MELVHELALYEKAPEEVTVSLEHFEDAGFGANPVWKAFVAEVDGVVVGFALYYIRYSTWKGSRMYLEDLIVTEAMRGKKIGKLLFDRLFQEVKERGFSGMVWQVLDWNQPAINFYNKYGANIEAGWLNASLSREQLLNF encoded by the coding sequence ATGGAGCTTGTACACGAGCTTGCTTTATATGAAAAAGCGCCCGAAGAAGTTACCGTAAGCCTGGAGCATTTTGAAGATGCCGGGTTTGGCGCTAACCCCGTATGGAAAGCTTTTGTTGCCGAGGTAGATGGCGTAGTGGTTGGCTTTGCGCTGTACTATATTCGCTATTCAACCTGGAAAGGCAGCCGTATGTACCTGGAAGATTTAATTGTAACCGAAGCAATGCGCGGCAAAAAGATAGGCAAGCTATTGTTCGATCGCTTATTTCAGGAGGTTAAAGAACGCGGCTTCAGCGGCATGGTTTGGCAGGTGCTTGACTGGAACCAGCCCGCCATCAATTTTTATAACAAGTACGGCGCCAATATTGAAGCGGGTTGGCTTAACGCGTCGCTTTCGCGCGAACAGTTGCTCAACTTTTAA
- a CDS encoding DUF4920 domain-containing protein, giving the protein MKTFILLIAALFTGTITFAQNKITPAAPGVTYGKTITAEKAINVAALSTALNTDSVYNGRVSGKVVEVCTKKGCFIKIARENGTPVMIRFTDYAYFMPQNIVGKNVVVEGKATVNETSVAKLQHYAADAGKSKEEIAKINQPKKDIEIMADGVLVVD; this is encoded by the coding sequence ATGAAAACATTTATCCTGCTTATTGCCGCTTTATTTACCGGCACCATTACTTTTGCACAAAACAAGATCACACCGGCCGCTCCGGGCGTTACCTACGGCAAAACTATCACTGCCGAAAAAGCTATTAATGTTGCCGCGCTAAGCACTGCTTTAAATACCGATTCGGTTTATAATGGCCGCGTTAGCGGTAAAGTGGTTGAAGTATGTACTAAAAAAGGCTGCTTCATAAAAATAGCCCGCGAAAACGGTACGCCCGTAATGATCAGGTTTACTGATTATGCTTACTTTATGCCGCAAAACATTGTTGGTAAAAATGTAGTGGTTGAAGGTAAAGCCACCGTAAATGAAACAAGCGTTGCCAAACTGCAGCACTATGCCGCCGATGCGGGTAAAAGCAAAGAGGAAATAGCAAAAATCAATCAACCTAAAAAAGATATTGAGATTATGGCTGATGGCGTTTTGGTGGTGGATTGA
- a CDS encoding carbon-nitrogen hydrolase family protein, with amino-acid sequence MMKIAIASPPFPKSIADGLEQAEKLVREAARREAVIICFPESYIPGYPGMIAEPEEKSPEVLQGALDEVCAMAVRHNIAIVMPMDWYSNAGLLNIAQVVSNTGKVLGYQTKNQLDPTEDDIWVPGTDRHIFEINGLKFGVTICHEGFRYPESVRWAAQNGAQIVFHPHFSGSNTDGVLLKDWGSMDNPYYEKAMMMRALENTIYFASSNYGSLYPESASSIIAPDGTCLAWQPYGTKGVIVADIDLEKATGLLAKRFKPQLYDYGR; translated from the coding sequence ATGATGAAAATAGCAATTGCCTCTCCTCCCTTTCCAAAATCTATAGCCGACGGATTAGAACAAGCCGAAAAACTGGTACGGGAAGCAGCCCGGCGGGAAGCTGTGATTATCTGTTTTCCCGAATCGTATATTCCCGGATATCCCGGTATGATTGCCGAACCCGAAGAAAAATCGCCGGAAGTATTACAGGGGGCTTTAGATGAGGTATGCGCTATGGCCGTGAGGCATAATATAGCTATTGTGATGCCTATGGATTGGTACAGCAACGCGGGCCTGTTGAATATAGCCCAGGTAGTATCGAACACCGGAAAAGTGCTTGGCTATCAAACCAAAAATCAACTCGACCCAACAGAAGACGATATTTGGGTGCCGGGAACCGACCGGCATATTTTTGAGATAAATGGTTTAAAGTTTGGCGTAACCATTTGTCACGAGGGGTTTCGTTATCCCGAATCGGTAAGATGGGCTGCGCAAAACGGGGCACAGATTGTTTTTCACCCGCATTTTTCGGGTAGTAATACTGATGGGGTATTGCTAAAGGATTGGGGCAGTATGGATAACCCTTATTACGAAAAAGCAATGATGATGAGGGCTTTGGAAAACACTATATACTTTGCCAGCTCCAATTACGGCTCGCTCTATCCCGAATCCGCAAGTTCCATCATAGCGCCGGATGGTACATGCTTAGCCTGGCAGCCTTATGGAACAAAGGGTGTGATAGTTGCTGATATTGATTTAGAAAAGGCTACCGGTTTATTAGCCAAAAGGTTTAAGCCGCAGCTTTATGATTATGGGAGGTAA
- a CDS encoding DUF3298 and DUF4163 domain-containing protein encodes MRNLCLLICITAALASCQWGVPKNKPDTTPFKDTLRYTYKTIKERAEDCGTKPDSDCTVVKIVYPVFDSAKTLNDTITRKLTNLFAYDGKADSSLQALTKNFLKSYTDFKKTDPRTGMFFTLDDSVQVVRQDSGLTTLQVKGYTYTGGAHGGSFTAFINWDTKAGKNLTLNDIFTPGYQDKLKAIAEKIFRRDEKLSDRASLKDNYFFKDDKFALNTNFSVTPLGIKFLYNQYEIKPYAAGITELFIPYAQIKSLLRPNTVVSQFIK; translated from the coding sequence ATGAGAAACCTATGTTTGTTAATTTGTATCACTGCGGCATTGGCCTCGTGCCAGTGGGGCGTACCTAAAAATAAACCCGATACTACCCCATTTAAGGATACGCTTCGTTACACCTATAAAACGATAAAAGAGCGGGCTGAAGATTGCGGTACTAAACCCGACAGCGATTGTACAGTAGTAAAGATTGTATATCCTGTTTTTGATAGTGCAAAAACGCTGAACGATACTATAACCCGCAAGCTCACCAACCTGTTTGCTTATGATGGTAAAGCTGATAGCAGCCTGCAGGCACTAACCAAAAATTTCCTGAAATCATACACCGATTTTAAAAAAACCGACCCACGCACGGGTATGTTTTTTACGCTGGATGACAGTGTACAGGTAGTCAGGCAGGATTCGGGCCTAACCACACTTCAAGTTAAAGGTTACACTTATACTGGCGGAGCGCATGGCGGTTCATTTACAGCTTTTATTAATTGGGACACTAAGGCGGGCAAAAATTTAACCCTAAATGATATCTTCACTCCCGGTTACCAGGATAAGTTAAAAGCCATTGCCGAAAAGATTTTCAGGAGGGACGAGAAACTAAGCGATAGAGCATCCCTCAAGGATAATTATTTTTTTAAGGATGATAAATTCGCGTTGAATACCAATTTTTCGGTTACACCTTTAGGTATCAAATTTCTGTATAACCAATACGAAATAAAACCTTACGCAGCCGGTATTACCGAGCTGTTTATTCCATACGCGCAAATCAAATCATTGTTACGGCCCAATACGGTTGTAAGTCAATTCATCAAATAA
- a CDS encoding beta-ketoacyl-ACP synthase III, which produces MALKSNAVITGIGGYVPDNILTNSDLEKMVDTNSDWIVSRTGIRERRILADRTLATSDMASFAVKNLLENAKVDPAEIDCIIVATSTPDYLLISTASIVAEKCGLINAWASDVNAACSGFLYAFTLGSSLVESNRYKKVIVIGADQNSAIVNYADRNTCILFGDGAGAVLLEPTTEDLGVVDSVFKTDGHGRQHLLVRGGGSMNPASEETIDAKLHYIHQDGRVVFKAAIKGMTESCTAVLQRNNLSTNDINWLIPHQANYRIIHAVGDALGIPESRVKINIDRYGNTTAATIPLALWDYKEDFKENDNVILTAFGAGFSWGATYLKWGKLR; this is translated from the coding sequence ATGGCATTAAAAAGCAATGCGGTTATAACTGGTATAGGCGGATACGTTCCAGACAACATTTTAACTAACAGCGATTTAGAAAAAATGGTGGATACTAACAGCGATTGGATAGTTTCACGCACAGGGATCAGGGAAAGGAGAATTTTGGCCGATCGGACGCTCGCTACTTCAGATATGGCAAGCTTTGCCGTAAAAAATTTACTTGAAAATGCCAAAGTTGATCCGGCCGAAATTGACTGCATAATCGTAGCTACCTCTACACCCGATTACCTGCTTATATCAACTGCAAGCATTGTAGCCGAAAAATGTGGCCTTATTAATGCCTGGGCAAGCGACGTTAACGCTGCCTGCAGCGGTTTTCTTTATGCTTTCACCCTTGGCTCAAGCCTTGTTGAAAGTAACCGCTATAAAAAAGTAATAGTTATTGGAGCCGATCAAAACAGCGCCATTGTAAACTATGCAGATCGTAACACCTGCATCCTGTTTGGTGATGGTGCCGGAGCAGTACTGCTTGAACCAACAACAGAAGATTTGGGAGTGGTGGACAGTGTATTTAAAACCGATGGTCACGGCCGGCAGCATTTATTGGTACGCGGCGGCGGGTCAATGAACCCGGCTTCTGAAGAAACTATTGATGCCAAACTGCACTACATACACCAGGACGGCCGCGTGGTATTTAAAGCTGCCATTAAAGGCATGACTGAGAGTTGTACCGCCGTTTTGCAACGTAATAACCTCAGTACAAACGATATTAACTGGCTTATCCCCCACCAGGCTAACTACCGCATTATTCATGCAGTAGGTGACGCGCTGGGTATACCTGAAAGCCGTGTTAAAATAAACATCGACAGGTATGGTAACACCACTGCGGCCACCATTCCGCTGGCGTTGTGGGATTATAAAGAAGATTTTAAGGAGAACGATAATGTGATCCTAACCGCATTTGGTGCCGGCTTTTCGTGGGGGGCAACCTATTTAAAATGGGGTAAATTACGATAA
- a CDS encoding acyl-CoA thioesterase, translating to MTTEEKIQAAESHILKTIFPGDTNHYDTLFGGAAMAMMDEVAFITATRFTRKRMVTVSSDRIDFKRPIPAGTIIELVGKIAHIGNTSLKVLVEIYIEEMYSFVREKAITGTFTFVAIDEHKHPVSVL from the coding sequence ATGACTACCGAAGAAAAAATACAAGCAGCCGAATCGCACATATTAAAAACCATTTTCCCGGGTGATACCAACCATTACGATACACTTTTTGGCGGTGCAGCGATGGCCATGATGGACGAAGTTGCTTTTATTACCGCCACCCGCTTTACCCGCAAACGGATGGTTACTGTGTCATCAGACAGGATTGATTTTAAACGCCCCATTCCGGCAGGCACTATTATAGAGCTTGTTGGCAAAATAGCCCATATTGGCAATACAAGCTTAAAAGTATTGGTTGAGATTTATATTGAAGAGATGTACTCGTTTGTACGCGAAAAAGCTATTACAGGTACTTTTACTTTTGTAGCGATTGATGAGCATAAGCACCCGGTGAGCGTTTTGTAA
- a CDS encoding YggS family pyridoxal phosphate-dependent enzyme, with the protein MSIADNIKSLKKETAGDKVILLAVSKTKPVADVQEAYDAGQRLFGENLVQELVEKYEQLPKDIEWHLIGHLQSNKVKYIAPFISMIQSVDSLKLLQEINKHAEKAGRVIDCLLQIYIADEETKYGLGFDEAIELLRSDEYAALKNVRIRGLMGIATNTDNEKQIKEEYYELKTFFDGIKQSYFRKEASFDTLSMGMSSDYKLAIEQGSNMVRLGSTIFGSRVIKHWKNN; encoded by the coding sequence ATGAGCATTGCAGATAACATCAAAAGCTTAAAAAAGGAAACGGCGGGAGATAAGGTAATATTATTGGCGGTATCAAAAACAAAACCGGTAGCGGATGTGCAGGAAGCATACGATGCCGGGCAGCGTTTATTTGGCGAAAACCTGGTTCAGGAACTGGTTGAAAAATATGAACAACTGCCCAAAGATATTGAATGGCATCTGATTGGTCACCTGCAAAGCAACAAGGTAAAATACATTGCACCCTTTATCAGCATGATCCAATCGGTTGATAGTCTGAAGCTTTTGCAGGAAATAAACAAGCATGCCGAAAAAGCCGGCAGGGTGATTGACTGTTTATTGCAAATTTACATAGCCGACGAGGAAACCAAATACGGCTTAGGTTTTGACGAGGCGATTGAACTGTTGCGAAGCGATGAGTATGCGGCTTTGAAAAATGTACGCATCCGCGGCCTGATGGGCATTGCCACCAATACCGATAACGAAAAACAAATAAAAGAGGAATACTACGAGTTGAAAACCTTTTTTGATGGAATAAAACAAAGCTATTTCCGCAAGGAGGCGAGTTTTGATACGTTATCTATGGGCATGTCGTCAGATTATAAGCTGGCTATTGAGCAGGGGAGTAATATGGTACGATTAGGTAGTACCATTTTTGGTAGCCGGGTGATTAAACATTGGAAGAATAATTAA
- a CDS encoding DUF4296 domain-containing protein, with product MHKYITLFFSAALFLCACNGKPEPKDVLKPEAMARVLTEMHIIDGTMYNVMQTPDSLYKYGAGKYAAMFTRMHTSAAQFNKSMQFYGSQPDKLLAIYDQVDVTIKAKMDSLNKVQVNEAKAARKADSLKNLNIKTKTDSARKVISTVNRPALNADSLRNVNNKAKAEMIKRLRTRKANGNAKPAANPNI from the coding sequence ATGCATAAATATATAACCTTGTTTTTTTCGGCAGCACTTTTTTTATGTGCCTGCAATGGCAAACCCGAACCTAAGGATGTGCTTAAACCCGAGGCCATGGCCCGGGTATTAACCGAAATGCACATTATTGACGGTACCATGTACAACGTAATGCAGACACCCGATAGCCTGTACAAATACGGCGCGGGCAAATATGCCGCCATGTTTACACGCATGCATACCAGCGCCGCGCAGTTTAACAAAAGCATGCAGTTTTACGGCAGCCAGCCCGATAAATTGCTGGCGATATACGACCAGGTTGATGTAACAATTAAAGCCAAAATGGACTCGCTTAACAAAGTACAGGTTAACGAGGCCAAAGCCGCCCGCAAGGCCGATTCGTTAAAAAACCTGAATATTAAAACTAAAACGGATTCGGCCCGAAAAGTTATTTCAACCGTGAACAGGCCCGCCCTGAATGCCGATTCGTTAAGAAATGTAAATAATAAAGCTAAAGCCGAAATGATAAAAAGACTTCGCACCCGTAAAGCAAACGGAAACGCGAAACCGGCTGCTAATCCTAACATATAA
- a CDS encoding GH39 family glycosyl hydrolase, with amino-acid sequence MKIIKLIPYLLLFISISCFAQQPATINISLNNKIGDMYPVWAWFGHDEPNYTYMKDGRKLLGELAALSPVPVHMRVHNLLTSGDGTAALKWGSTNAYTEDATGNPVYNWHLVDSIFDTYIKLGMKPYAQIGFMPEALSTHPKPYRHYWKPGDNYDDVYTGWAYPPKDYNKWEELVYQWVKHCVQRYGQTEVESWYWEVWNEPNIGYWKGTMQEFFKLYDYAAHGVKRALPTAHVGGPEVAGGSSPGGMKFLNAFIKHCIADTNYATGKIGSPIDVISFHAKGQPTLVNSQVRMNMAPQIRDIREGFKIVASYPETKNTPIVIGESDPEGCAACGMATNPSNAYRNGTMYSSYTAASVAREYQLADSLGVNFMGSVSWSFEFENQPWFYGFRDLATNGVDKPVLNVFRMLGMMKGKRLKVSGSQMYPLKTVADSSIRGTHTDIGAVAAVDKKEMTVLLWNYHDDDMQDTGKTVKIRIERLPPTFIKLTQYRIDNAHSNAYEVWKKMGSPQNPTATQVKELEKAGQLQKFGKPVTLMAKSGLSGATVQLPRQGVIFLKFSW; translated from the coding sequence ATGAAGATCATCAAACTTATCCCATACCTTTTGCTGTTTATCAGCATTAGTTGCTTTGCTCAGCAACCGGCGACCATCAATATCAGCTTAAACAATAAAATTGGTGATATGTACCCTGTTTGGGCCTGGTTTGGGCACGACGAGCCTAACTATACCTATATGAAAGATGGCCGCAAACTGCTTGGCGAGCTGGCTGCCTTAAGCCCGGTACCTGTACATATGCGGGTGCATAACCTGCTTACCAGCGGAGATGGAACGGCTGCGTTAAAATGGGGATCGACCAATGCTTATACTGAAGATGCTACAGGCAATCCGGTTTACAACTGGCATTTGGTTGACAGTATTTTTGATACCTATATTAAACTGGGCATGAAACCTTACGCCCAGATTGGTTTTATGCCCGAAGCCTTATCCACCCATCCAAAACCTTACCGTCACTACTGGAAACCGGGCGATAATTATGATGATGTATATACCGGCTGGGCCTATCCGCCAAAAGATTACAACAAATGGGAAGAACTTGTTTATCAATGGGTAAAACACTGCGTGCAGCGTTACGGACAAACCGAAGTTGAAAGCTGGTACTGGGAAGTTTGGAACGAACCCAATATTGGCTATTGGAAAGGTACCATGCAGGAGTTTTTTAAACTGTATGATTATGCCGCCCATGGCGTAAAACGGGCCCTGCCAACGGCACACGTAGGCGGCCCCGAAGTTGCGGGCGGCTCAAGCCCTGGCGGTATGAAATTTTTGAATGCTTTTATTAAACATTGTATTGCCGATACCAATTATGCTACGGGTAAAATAGGTTCGCCAATTGATGTGATCTCATTTCACGCCAAGGGGCAGCCTACCCTGGTTAATAGCCAGGTACGCATGAATATGGCACCGCAGATCCGCGATATCAGGGAGGGTTTTAAAATTGTAGCATCGTACCCCGAAACAAAAAATACGCCTATTGTGATTGGTGAATCTGACCCTGAGGGCTGCGCAGCCTGCGGTATGGCCACTAACCCATCAAATGCATACCGTAACGGCACCATGTATTCGAGCTATACGGCAGCCTCCGTTGCGCGCGAATATCAACTGGCCGATTCGTTAGGGGTAAACTTTATGGGTTCAGTATCATGGTCGTTCGAGTTTGAAAATCAGCCGTGGTTTTATGGCTTTCGCGATCTGGCAACCAACGGCGTTGATAAACCGGTATTGAATGTGTTCAGGATGCTGGGGATGATGAAGGGTAAACGACTTAAAGTAAGCGGCAGCCAGATGTACCCGCTTAAAACCGTAGCCGATTCAAGCATCAGGGGTACGCATACTGATATTGGCGCAGTGGCCGCTGTAGATAAAAAAGAGATGACCGTTTTACTCTGGAACTATCACGACGATGATATGCAGGACACCGGCAAAACCGTAAAAATCAGGATAGAGCGCCTGCCCCCAACTTTTATTAAACTTACCCAATACCGTATAGATAATGCGCACAGTAATGCCTATGAGGTATGGAAAAAGATGGGGTCGCCACAAAACCCTACTGCTACCCAGGTTAAAGAACTTGAAAAAGCCGGGCAACTACAAAAATTTGGCAAGCCGGTTACCTTAATGGCCAAATCAGGATTATCGGGCGCTACTGTACAATTGCCAAGGCAGGGCGTTATCTTTCTGAAATTTAGCTGGTAA
- a CDS encoding intradiol ring-cleavage dioxygenase: MERKNFLKSLMIGAVSTTVLVEACKKDADTATATSSTSGSSSSGSSSSGSTDSGSCSVAPTETEGPYPTHSPASYVRSDITDGRTGYKLTVKITINNSNNSCNALSSALVDIWHCDAAGNYSEYGGIGSQSTNYTSVHFLRGRQTTDTNGLVTFTSIFPGWYTGRATHIHVHVYNATGTSLKVTQIAFPEGTGTALAAVNGYSKGMSGYTYNANDGIFSDGYSLELASVTGNTTDGFVLSINFSVPA; the protein is encoded by the coding sequence ATGGAAAGAAAGAATTTTTTGAAAAGCCTGATGATAGGCGCGGTATCTACAACGGTATTGGTGGAGGCCTGCAAAAAGGATGCGGACACTGCCACCGCAACTTCAAGTACTTCAGGAAGTTCATCTTCCGGCAGCAGCTCGTCCGGCTCCACCGATTCGGGCAGTTGCAGTGTGGCACCTACCGAAACTGAAGGGCCGTACCCAACGCACTCTCCTGCATCTTATGTAAGAAGCGATATTACCGATGGCCGCACGGGCTATAAACTTACCGTGAAAATTACAATTAATAACAGCAACAACAGTTGTAATGCACTTTCGAGCGCGCTGGTTGATATCTGGCATTGCGATGCGGCGGGCAATTACTCTGAATACGGCGGCATTGGCTCACAATCAACCAACTATACTTCGGTGCATTTTTTACGCGGCCGGCAAACCACCGATACCAACGGACTGGTAACTTTTACCTCTATTTTCCCCGGATGGTATACCGGTCGGGCCACACATATCCACGTACATGTTTATAACGCTACAGGTACATCATTAAAAGTAACCCAGATTGCCTTCCCGGAGGGTACGGGTACGGCTTTGGCGGCGGTGAACGGATACAGCAAAGGCATGAGCGGTTATACTTATAATGCTAATGACGGCATATTCAGCGATGGTTATTCGCTCGAGCTGGCGTCGGTTACGGGCAATACTACTGATGGTTTTGTGTTAAGCATTAATTTCAGTGTGCCGGCCTGA
- a CDS encoding aspartate kinase, whose translation MLVFKFGGASVKDAAGVANLANVVKQYTDKQLLIVVSAMGKTTNALEKLTKAYMEQDEEMYMIFDEIKAYHYNILSELFETGHPVFDEVANTFVEVDWAIEDEPHDSYDFVYDQIVSIGELVSTRIVAAYLNKEGVKSKWLDVRGYIHTDNTYREGIVDWDKTKASISKEIPALLEKSIVVTQGFLGGTSENFTTTLGREGSDYTASIFTACLGAESVTTWKDVPGILNADPKHFADTVKFDELSYTEAIEMTYYGASVIHPKTIKPLQNAKIPLLVKPFTDPSAPGTVIKEDGQNSFVKPIIIIKQNQVLLSVSAKDYSFVTEDHLSDVFRLFAQNHIKVNVMQTSALSFSVCFDWNEERFGKLLVSLKQDFKVKYNDGLTLITTRHYAAGTISELTEGKTVLLEQVSRNTAQVVVK comes from the coding sequence ATGCTTGTTTTTAAATTCGGAGGGGCATCGGTAAAAGATGCAGCGGGGGTAGCCAACCTTGCAAACGTTGTTAAACAATATACTGATAAACAGTTGCTCATTGTGGTATCGGCCATGGGTAAAACCACCAATGCGCTCGAAAAGCTTACCAAAGCCTATATGGAGCAGGATGAGGAAATGTATATGATATTTGATGAGATCAAAGCCTATCACTACAATATCCTGAGCGAGTTGTTTGAAACCGGCCACCCTGTTTTTGACGAAGTAGCCAATACCTTTGTAGAAGTAGACTGGGCCATTGAAGATGAACCACATGATAGCTACGATTTTGTATACGATCAGATCGTATCCATCGGCGAACTGGTTTCTACCCGCATAGTTGCCGCCTACCTCAATAAAGAAGGCGTTAAAAGCAAATGGCTTGATGTGCGAGGTTACATACACACCGATAACACTTACCGTGAGGGTATTGTAGATTGGGATAAAACCAAAGCAAGTATAAGCAAAGAGATCCCCGCGCTGTTAGAAAAAAGCATCGTGGTAACCCAAGGCTTTTTAGGCGGCACATCCGAAAACTTTACAACTACTTTAGGCCGTGAAGGCTCGGATTATACCGCATCCATATTTACGGCCTGCCTCGGTGCCGAATCTGTAACCACCTGGAAAGATGTTCCCGGCATCCTCAATGCCGATCCCAAACATTTTGCCGATACCGTTAAGTTTGATGAGCTATCCTACACCGAAGCCATCGAGATGACTTACTATGGCGCCAGTGTTATCCATCCTAAAACCATTAAACCGCTGCAAAACGCTAAAATACCTTTGCTGGTAAAGCCATTTACGGATCCATCAGCACCCGGTACGGTTATTAAGGAGGATGGGCAGAACAGTTTTGTCAAACCCATTATTATCATAAAGCAAAACCAGGTATTGCTATCTGTATCGGCCAAAGATTATTCATTTGTAACCGAAGATCATTTGAGTGATGTATTCCGCCTGTTTGCGCAAAACCATATTAAGGTTAACGTAATGCAAACTTCGGCGCTAAGTTTTTCAGTTTGTTTTGATTGGAACGAGGAACGGTTTGGGAAATTGCTGGTTAGCCTTAAACAGGATTTTAAGGTTAAATATAATGACGGCTTAACGCTTATTACCACAAGGCATTATGCCGCAGGTACAATAAGTGAGCTAACTGAAGGCAAAACGGTTTTGTTGGAGCAGGTGAGCAGGAATACAGCACAGGTGGTGGTGAAGTAA
- a CDS encoding YitT family protein, whose product MKAINIVRDSANIGLGILSAAFGLKGFLLSSHFIDGGATGVSMLISDVTPVSISILIFIINVPFLWLGYRKLGLWFAIKSTIAIALLSLCLALVSFPDVTHDKLLTAVFGGVFIGTGSGLAMRGGAVLDGTEIAAVLVSKKTQILKVSDFILLLNVLIFGVAASVLGVEPAMYSILTYMAAAKMIDFLLNGIEQYSGITVISTKSDAIRRAITVTLGRGVTIYQGKSGYGKDGHVNDPRDIVFTVATRLEIPSLKQTILRIDPKAFIVQQSIDDTTGGLLKRKKLH is encoded by the coding sequence ATGAAGGCAATCAACATCGTCAGAGATTCGGCAAATATCGGACTTGGGATTTTATCCGCAGCTTTCGGTCTTAAGGGCTTTTTACTATCAAGCCATTTTATCGACGGTGGTGCCACCGGTGTTTCCATGCTTATCTCGGATGTTACCCCGGTATCCATCTCTATCCTTATCTTCATCATTAACGTACCTTTCTTATGGCTTGGATATCGTAAGCTTGGGCTTTGGTTTGCAATCAAAAGCACTATCGCTATAGCTTTGCTTTCACTTTGCCTGGCCTTGGTGAGTTTTCCTGATGTTACACATGATAAACTGCTTACTGCTGTATTTGGAGGCGTTTTTATAGGCACAGGGAGCGGGCTGGCCATGCGTGGCGGTGCCGTGCTTGATGGTACTGAGATTGCCGCCGTACTGGTAAGTAAAAAGACCCAGATACTGAAAGTGAGTGACTTTATATTGTTGCTCAACGTACTCATATTCGGTGTAGCGGCATCGGTGCTGGGTGTTGAGCCGGCTATGTATTCGATATTAACCTACATGGCTGCCGCCAAAATGATCGATTTTTTACTGAACGGTATCGAGCAATATTCGGGTATTACGGTAATTTCAACCAAAAGCGATGCCATTCGCCGGGCTATAACGGTAACTTTAGGCCGTGGTGTTACTATTTACCAGGGTAAAAGTGGCTATGGTAAGGATGGGCATGTAAATGATCCGCGCGATATTGTTTTCACGGTAGCAACCCGCCTGGAGATCCCCTCACTTAAACAAACCATTCTGCGGATAGACCCCAAAGCTTTTATTGTACAGCAAAGTATTGATGATACTACGGGTGGCTTATTGAAGCGGAAGAAACTTCATTGA